One window from the genome of Maylandia zebra isolate NMK-2024a linkage group LG18, Mzebra_GT3a, whole genome shotgun sequence encodes:
- the LOC101471138 gene encoding zinc finger E-box-binding homeobox 1 isoform X1 has protein sequence MADGPRCKRRKQANPRRSSVTNFNNGLEASSDSDDEDKLHIVEEDSLQEPEVTDADGTTSLDSHDHDATVTVLPHNGSWNGVKEECASEEEEEVEKDALVEEILQQGDTAIIYPEAPEDEQSPTETGGADENGTPDSFSQLHTCPYCSRGYKRNASLKEHIKYRHETSEDNYSCSHCSYTFTYRSQLERHMSHHRGSREQRHVSQSTGGSVGTGGTRKFKCTECSKAFKYKHHLKEHLRIHSGEKPYECSNCKKRFSHSGSYSSHISSKKCVGATPPNGVARTSIKSPPAPAQTRPVVIAPARVVLKDKTESKPLQEQLPVTQIKSEPVEIECKPVTAAPATSAGSNGVVNGGTAQPIVVPAATLPQGVAMVVPTVGLMSPISINLNDLQNVLKVAMDGNVLRQVLGSANGVVTQGKQGIVVQQPQQQIISLPAFVDHDGTTKIIINYSISPAAATTATAQPTPLVVKNNPTLPPTITTVDAAAPTPTTTTKPQTQEAADLTIIKKEPETVPIADVEKEASTQTEKATDKTSEAAQKPKPNSTSTCLLCDDCPDNLEALHLLQHRKAANGEAVDSAALDPSFAALLNEAGVTLEEPPVVDLLSLLKTYFASNANPSDEELTKISESVSIPVDVVRKWFMKMNSGKSVSKRHNDATAVSKDTEATNSSSEVTVNQNEKEEEDNTIKEVSNKASSDSRSASPSDSESLNNEDLVIVKSEPEDPEASDSQAEPLDLSLPKQIATESENKMTTPPAKQQEQPLNLTCLRKEELEGRTIYVTTPQTGRPVNIVTAAQLPTLVAIAGQGCLNTTTKRTILIPQLTYTYATTAGNATGAKTVVLNGHKEKRLESSSEGVSTVEEQNDSDSAVAMKKRRLENGVYPCDLCSKVFQKGSSLLRHKYEHTGKRPHECNVCKKAFKHKHHLIEHSRLHSGEKPYQCDKCGKRFSHSGSYSQHMNHRYSYCKKDGPNSGSGSGPPRDQSELGSPSGRLQSDSRTTTPPSQMDSDERESEEEEDEAICMDDIRVVQVDDGECEIYEGNFDDDDEEEEGEELAEEEATAEEEETEKEKEQEEFACDVVEVELGDDHVEDAEMEERTEEKEESASVDAEKAADCEVNTDSSIRDGTGNTETTEEAVTDTK, from the exons tGAAGGAGGAGTGTGCatcagaggaagaagaggaggtggagaaggatgctctagtggaggagattcTCCAGCAGGGAGACACAGCCATCATCTATCCTGAAGCCCCCGAGGACGAGCAGAGTCCGACAGAGACGGGAGGAGCCGATGAAAACG GAACACCTGATTCTTTTTCCCAGTTGCACACTTGCCCCTACTGCTCCCGGGGCTACAAACGCAACGCCTCACTGAAGGAACACATCAAGTATCGCCACGAGACCAGTGAGGATAACTACAGCTGCTCGCACTGCAGCTACACCTTTACCTATCGCTCGCAGCTGGAGAGGCACATGAGCCACCACAGGGGCTCCAGAGAGCAG CGTCACGTTTCGCAGTCAACAGGAGGATCGGTAGGAACAGGTGGAACTCGCAAGTTCAAGTGTACCGAGTGTTCCAAGGCCTTCAAATACAAACACCACCTGAAGGAGCACCTGCGCATTCACAGCG GTGAGAAACCATACGAATGCTCAAACTGCAAGAAGCGGTTCTCCCACTCAGGCTCCTACAGCTCGCACATCAGTAGCAAAAAGTGTGTGGGTGCTACACCCCCCAACGGTGTTGCTCGAACATCGATTAAGTCCCCCCCAGCCCCTGCACAGACGAGACCTGTTGTGATCGCTCCAGCTCGTGTGGTTCTTAAAGACAAGACTGAAAGCAAAcccctccaggagcagctgCCTGTCACCCAGATCAAATCAGAACCTGTGGAAATTGAGTGCAAGCCTGTGACGGCGGCACCGGCAACTTCAGCCGGCAGTAACGGCGTGGTGAACGGAGGAACAGCACAGCCGATTGTGGTCCCAGCTGCAACCCTGCCTCAGGGTGTGGCTATGGTTGTACCAACAGTAGGTCTGATGTCACCCATCAGTATCAATCTTAATGACTTGCAGAATGTGCTCAAGGTGGCGATGGATGGAAATGTGCTCAGGCAGGTGCTGGGTTCAGCCAATGGGGTGGTGACGCAGGGGAAGCAGGGAATTGTGGTCCAGCAGCCGCAGCAACAGATCATCAGCCTTCCTGCCTTCGTGGATCACGACGGTACCACGAAGATCATCATCAACTACAGCATTAGCCCTGCTGCTGCCACAACTGCCACCGCCCAGCCTACACCGCTTGTTGTCAAAAATAACCCTACTCTGCCTCCCACTATCACGACTGTGGATGCTGCAGCTCCcactccaaccacaacaactaaACCCCAAACCCAAGAGGCGGCCGACCTTACGATTATCAAGAAAGAACCGGAAACAGTCCCCATCGCAGATGTGGAGAAGGAGGCATCCACGCAGACAGAAAAGGCAACCGATAAAACTTCAGAAGCAGCTCAGAAGCCAAAGCCCAACAGCACCAGTACATGTTTACTTTGCGATGACTGTCCTGACAATCTGGAGGCGCTGCATCTCCTCCAGCATCGCAAAGCAGCCAACGGAGAGGCCGTCGACTCTGCTGCTTTGGACCCGTCTTTCGCCGCCTTGCTAAACGAGGCAGGGGTGACCCTGGAGGAGCCGCCTGTCGTCGATCTCCTCTCACTTCTTAAGACATACTTTGCCTCCAACGCCAATCCCAGTGATGAGGAGCTGACAAAGATCTCAGAGTCTGTCAGTATCCCAGTGGATGTGGTTAGAAAGTGGTTTATGAAGATGAACTCGGGGAAAAGTGTGAGCAAGCGCCACAATGATGCAACCGCAGTTTCTAAAGACACTGAAGCCACAAATTCCAGCTCAGAGGTCACTGTGAATCAGaatgaaaaggaagaagaagataaTACAATCAAGGAGGTATCCAACAAAGCCTCGTCAGACTCTCGCAGCGCCTCCCCATCAGACTCTGAATCACTCAACAACGAGGACCTTGTCATCGTTAAAAGTGAACCAGAAGACCCGGAAGCTTCTGACTCCCAGGCGGAACCTCTGGACCTCTCTCTTCCTAAACAGATCGCAACAGAATCGGAAAACAAAATGACTACACCTCCCGCCAAGCAGCAAGAACAGCCTCTGAACCTGACCTGCTTAAGGAAGGAGGAGCTCGAGGGTCGAACCATCTATGTGACCACACCTCAGACCGGAAGACCTGTTAACATCGTCACTGCCGCACAGCTTCCTACCTTAGTTGCCATCGCTGGTCAGGGCTGCCTCAACACCACCACGAAGCGCACCATCCTCATCCCCCAGCTCACATATACCTACGCCACTACAGCTGGCAACGCCACTGGAGCAAAGACTGTTGTTCTCAATGGTCATAAG GAGAAGCGTTTGGAGAGCAGCTCTGAGGGTGTTTCCACAGTGGAGGAGCAGAACGACTCAGATTCAGCCGTGGCGATGAAGAAGCGGCGGCTAGAAAATGGCGTCTACCCCTGTGATCTTTGTTCCAAGGTCTTCCAGAAGGGCAGCTCCCTGCTCAGGCACAAATATGAACACACAG GAAAACGACCCCACGAGTGCAACGTCTGCAAGAAggctttcaaacacaaacaccaccTGATCGAACACTCGAGGCTGCACTCCGGTGAGAAACCTTACCAGTGCGACAAGTGCGGGAAGCGTTTCTCTCACTCAGGCTCGTACTCCCAGCATATGAATCACCGCTACTCCTATTGCAAGAAGGACGGGCCAAACTCGGGCTCCGGCTCAGGGCCACCCAGGGATCAGTCAGAGCTCGGCAGCCCAAGCGGCAGACTGCAGTCAGACAGCCGGACCACGACCCCGCCCTCCCAAATGGACTCAGACGAGAGGGAgagtgaggaagaggaagacgaggcCATCTGCATGGACGACATACGGGTGGTGCAGGTGGACGACGGCGAGTGCGAGATCTACGAGGGTAACTTTGACGAcgatgatgaggaggaagagggagaggaattagcagaggaagaggcgacagcagaagaagaagagactGAAAAAGAGAAGGAGCAGGAGGAGTTTGCCTGTGACGTAGTAGAAGTGGAGCTGGGAGATGACCACGTGGAGGACGCCGAGATGGAGGAAAGAACCGAAGAAAAGGAGGAATCAGCAAGTGTGGATGCAGAGAAAGCGGCAGACTGTGAAGTCAATACAGACAGCAGCATCAGGGACGGGACAGGAAACACCGAAACAACAGAGGAAGCGGTGACAGACACCAAATGA
- the LOC101471138 gene encoding zinc finger E-box-binding homeobox 1 isoform X2, translating to MSTCAVTNFNNGLEASSDSDDEDKLHIVEEDSLQEPEVTDADGTTSLDSHDHDATVTVLPHNGSWNGVKEECASEEEEEVEKDALVEEILQQGDTAIIYPEAPEDEQSPTETGGADENGTPDSFSQLHTCPYCSRGYKRNASLKEHIKYRHETSEDNYSCSHCSYTFTYRSQLERHMSHHRGSREQRHVSQSTGGSVGTGGTRKFKCTECSKAFKYKHHLKEHLRIHSGEKPYECSNCKKRFSHSGSYSSHISSKKCVGATPPNGVARTSIKSPPAPAQTRPVVIAPARVVLKDKTESKPLQEQLPVTQIKSEPVEIECKPVTAAPATSAGSNGVVNGGTAQPIVVPAATLPQGVAMVVPTVGLMSPISINLNDLQNVLKVAMDGNVLRQVLGSANGVVTQGKQGIVVQQPQQQIISLPAFVDHDGTTKIIINYSISPAAATTATAQPTPLVVKNNPTLPPTITTVDAAAPTPTTTTKPQTQEAADLTIIKKEPETVPIADVEKEASTQTEKATDKTSEAAQKPKPNSTSTCLLCDDCPDNLEALHLLQHRKAANGEAVDSAALDPSFAALLNEAGVTLEEPPVVDLLSLLKTYFASNANPSDEELTKISESVSIPVDVVRKWFMKMNSGKSVSKRHNDATAVSKDTEATNSSSEVTVNQNEKEEEDNTIKEVSNKASSDSRSASPSDSESLNNEDLVIVKSEPEDPEASDSQAEPLDLSLPKQIATESENKMTTPPAKQQEQPLNLTCLRKEELEGRTIYVTTPQTGRPVNIVTAAQLPTLVAIAGQGCLNTTTKRTILIPQLTYTYATTAGNATGAKTVVLNGHKEKRLESSSEGVSTVEEQNDSDSAVAMKKRRLENGVYPCDLCSKVFQKGSSLLRHKYEHTGKRPHECNVCKKAFKHKHHLIEHSRLHSGEKPYQCDKCGKRFSHSGSYSQHMNHRYSYCKKDGPNSGSGSGPPRDQSELGSPSGRLQSDSRTTTPPSQMDSDERESEEEEDEAICMDDIRVVQVDDGECEIYEGNFDDDDEEEEGEELAEEEATAEEEETEKEKEQEEFACDVVEVELGDDHVEDAEMEERTEEKEESASVDAEKAADCEVNTDSSIRDGTGNTETTEEAVTDTK from the exons tGAAGGAGGAGTGTGCatcagaggaagaagaggaggtggagaaggatgctctagtggaggagattcTCCAGCAGGGAGACACAGCCATCATCTATCCTGAAGCCCCCGAGGACGAGCAGAGTCCGACAGAGACGGGAGGAGCCGATGAAAACG GAACACCTGATTCTTTTTCCCAGTTGCACACTTGCCCCTACTGCTCCCGGGGCTACAAACGCAACGCCTCACTGAAGGAACACATCAAGTATCGCCACGAGACCAGTGAGGATAACTACAGCTGCTCGCACTGCAGCTACACCTTTACCTATCGCTCGCAGCTGGAGAGGCACATGAGCCACCACAGGGGCTCCAGAGAGCAG CGTCACGTTTCGCAGTCAACAGGAGGATCGGTAGGAACAGGTGGAACTCGCAAGTTCAAGTGTACCGAGTGTTCCAAGGCCTTCAAATACAAACACCACCTGAAGGAGCACCTGCGCATTCACAGCG GTGAGAAACCATACGAATGCTCAAACTGCAAGAAGCGGTTCTCCCACTCAGGCTCCTACAGCTCGCACATCAGTAGCAAAAAGTGTGTGGGTGCTACACCCCCCAACGGTGTTGCTCGAACATCGATTAAGTCCCCCCCAGCCCCTGCACAGACGAGACCTGTTGTGATCGCTCCAGCTCGTGTGGTTCTTAAAGACAAGACTGAAAGCAAAcccctccaggagcagctgCCTGTCACCCAGATCAAATCAGAACCTGTGGAAATTGAGTGCAAGCCTGTGACGGCGGCACCGGCAACTTCAGCCGGCAGTAACGGCGTGGTGAACGGAGGAACAGCACAGCCGATTGTGGTCCCAGCTGCAACCCTGCCTCAGGGTGTGGCTATGGTTGTACCAACAGTAGGTCTGATGTCACCCATCAGTATCAATCTTAATGACTTGCAGAATGTGCTCAAGGTGGCGATGGATGGAAATGTGCTCAGGCAGGTGCTGGGTTCAGCCAATGGGGTGGTGACGCAGGGGAAGCAGGGAATTGTGGTCCAGCAGCCGCAGCAACAGATCATCAGCCTTCCTGCCTTCGTGGATCACGACGGTACCACGAAGATCATCATCAACTACAGCATTAGCCCTGCTGCTGCCACAACTGCCACCGCCCAGCCTACACCGCTTGTTGTCAAAAATAACCCTACTCTGCCTCCCACTATCACGACTGTGGATGCTGCAGCTCCcactccaaccacaacaactaaACCCCAAACCCAAGAGGCGGCCGACCTTACGATTATCAAGAAAGAACCGGAAACAGTCCCCATCGCAGATGTGGAGAAGGAGGCATCCACGCAGACAGAAAAGGCAACCGATAAAACTTCAGAAGCAGCTCAGAAGCCAAAGCCCAACAGCACCAGTACATGTTTACTTTGCGATGACTGTCCTGACAATCTGGAGGCGCTGCATCTCCTCCAGCATCGCAAAGCAGCCAACGGAGAGGCCGTCGACTCTGCTGCTTTGGACCCGTCTTTCGCCGCCTTGCTAAACGAGGCAGGGGTGACCCTGGAGGAGCCGCCTGTCGTCGATCTCCTCTCACTTCTTAAGACATACTTTGCCTCCAACGCCAATCCCAGTGATGAGGAGCTGACAAAGATCTCAGAGTCTGTCAGTATCCCAGTGGATGTGGTTAGAAAGTGGTTTATGAAGATGAACTCGGGGAAAAGTGTGAGCAAGCGCCACAATGATGCAACCGCAGTTTCTAAAGACACTGAAGCCACAAATTCCAGCTCAGAGGTCACTGTGAATCAGaatgaaaaggaagaagaagataaTACAATCAAGGAGGTATCCAACAAAGCCTCGTCAGACTCTCGCAGCGCCTCCCCATCAGACTCTGAATCACTCAACAACGAGGACCTTGTCATCGTTAAAAGTGAACCAGAAGACCCGGAAGCTTCTGACTCCCAGGCGGAACCTCTGGACCTCTCTCTTCCTAAACAGATCGCAACAGAATCGGAAAACAAAATGACTACACCTCCCGCCAAGCAGCAAGAACAGCCTCTGAACCTGACCTGCTTAAGGAAGGAGGAGCTCGAGGGTCGAACCATCTATGTGACCACACCTCAGACCGGAAGACCTGTTAACATCGTCACTGCCGCACAGCTTCCTACCTTAGTTGCCATCGCTGGTCAGGGCTGCCTCAACACCACCACGAAGCGCACCATCCTCATCCCCCAGCTCACATATACCTACGCCACTACAGCTGGCAACGCCACTGGAGCAAAGACTGTTGTTCTCAATGGTCATAAG GAGAAGCGTTTGGAGAGCAGCTCTGAGGGTGTTTCCACAGTGGAGGAGCAGAACGACTCAGATTCAGCCGTGGCGATGAAGAAGCGGCGGCTAGAAAATGGCGTCTACCCCTGTGATCTTTGTTCCAAGGTCTTCCAGAAGGGCAGCTCCCTGCTCAGGCACAAATATGAACACACAG GAAAACGACCCCACGAGTGCAACGTCTGCAAGAAggctttcaaacacaaacaccaccTGATCGAACACTCGAGGCTGCACTCCGGTGAGAAACCTTACCAGTGCGACAAGTGCGGGAAGCGTTTCTCTCACTCAGGCTCGTACTCCCAGCATATGAATCACCGCTACTCCTATTGCAAGAAGGACGGGCCAAACTCGGGCTCCGGCTCAGGGCCACCCAGGGATCAGTCAGAGCTCGGCAGCCCAAGCGGCAGACTGCAGTCAGACAGCCGGACCACGACCCCGCCCTCCCAAATGGACTCAGACGAGAGGGAgagtgaggaagaggaagacgaggcCATCTGCATGGACGACATACGGGTGGTGCAGGTGGACGACGGCGAGTGCGAGATCTACGAGGGTAACTTTGACGAcgatgatgaggaggaagagggagaggaattagcagaggaagaggcgacagcagaagaagaagagactGAAAAAGAGAAGGAGCAGGAGGAGTTTGCCTGTGACGTAGTAGAAGTGGAGCTGGGAGATGACCACGTGGAGGACGCCGAGATGGAGGAAAGAACCGAAGAAAAGGAGGAATCAGCAAGTGTGGATGCAGAGAAAGCGGCAGACTGTGAAGTCAATACAGACAGCAGCATCAGGGACGGGACAGGAAACACCGAAACAACAGAGGAAGCGGTGACAGACACCAAATGA